The Chiloscyllium plagiosum isolate BGI_BamShark_2017 chromosome 4, ASM401019v2, whole genome shotgun sequence region tggtgctggaagagcacagcagttcaggcagcatccgaggagcttcgaaatcgacgtttcgggcaaaagcccttcatcagaaataaaggcagagagcctgaagcgtggagagataagctagaggagggNNNNNNNNNNNNNNNNNNNNNNNNNNNNNNNNNNNNNNNNNNNNNNNNNNNNNNNNNNNNNNNNNNNNNNNNNNNNNNNNNNNNNNNNNNNNNNNNNNNNNNNNNNNNNNNNNNNNNNNNNNNNNNNNNNNNNNNNNNNNNNNNNNNNNNNNNNNNNNNNNNNNNNNNNNNNNNNNNNNNNNNNNNNNNNNNNNNNNNNNNNNNNNNNNctattgtactctatgctactctatccccacccccaccctcctctagcttatctctccacgcatcaggctctctgcctttattcctgatgaagggcttttgcccgaaacgtcgatttcgaagctcctcggatgctgcctgaactgctgtgctcttccagcaccactgatccagaatctggtttccaggattagccagggttacagggatagagtggggggggcgatactcctcagagggttggtctggacttgatgggccaaatgacctgcttccacacagtagggattctatgattctatgggcagcatggtggctcagtgattagcgctgctgcttcatagcaccagggatctgggtttgattccagccttaggtggagtttgtacattctccctgtctctgcatgagtttcctccaggtgctatggtttcctcctacaatccaaattgtgcaagttaggtgaattggctgtgctaaattgcccatacatggggtaaatgtagaggattgggggaatgggtctggttggattactctccagagggttggtgtggacctgttgtgctGAAAGgattgtttccacactagggattccatgattcttcagtcaattctgggatctctgctcagTTACGAGTTGCTCTGGGAATAATACATAGTAAGGTGTGTGACTCAATTCCCACATAAGGTAGCACTACCTTTAGTTATAACTGATTTATGTTAGATAGGTGTGGTAAATAAAATGTGTGTAGGATACCTTGGTGGGAGTAGGTGTTAACCTGGGAGGCAGTCTCCTATTGGAGAGATAATGTACTCTTTTGGAAGTTGTTCCAAGACAGCTTTGAGAAAGGCATCTGCCCTTTGGAAGGGTTAATCTATGCTTGAGAAAAGATAAAGTGCTCTTTGGGTAGGTTAATGTAGACATGAATATGTGACAAAGGTACATAAGCAGATTGATCTTTTTGAGGGATCCAATCAAAAAATATGAGATCTGAAGGGCTGATTTAGGGTTTATTCTTTTTGTGGAATCTCAGACGAACACCAAAGTAGACCTTCCACCAGCCCGCCCCATAACCTGGCGGGCTGGTGGAAGGTCCACCGAGTGGCTCAGTGGGGGGCCTGCCACAAATCTTAAAAACACTGCTACCtcccaaaaataaaatgaaaattgaaaaagtTACAGGACAATTTGGTTTCACGGAGCATCCTGAATTGTTGCTCCTGACTTGGAATCAAAAATTTGGGCTTACATTGTCTTATATATCTGAAAACGCTTTTGTCTTTCCATTCTAAAGGTTCTTCAGAGCACTTATGCTTGGATACAAAGCAGCATTTAAACAAGGAGATAGTCACGCTGCCATCTATGCAATAACGGACTTGAGCATGTTACGATTATTTGAGGCCTTTTTGGAAACTGCACCTCAACTTATTCTTCAGACATTCATCCTCCTGCAGTCCGAAGACAGAAATTTTATTCAGTGTAAGTAGTCAATGTGGAGTTCATTTTCAGCCATATTAAATCCAgcaacagattttgtttttattcacctggcctgcagagGGTTTTAATTCCATCATCTGATATTCTGGCTTGATTCTGTTGGCCCAGCGTTTTGTCAACTGGGCCTTAAATTGGCAAGAAGCCAATCGTGGGCAGTTGCTAAAATAGAGAACTCAATCCTGGAATTTGGATGGTAGTGGAGATTACCAcagacaagaacagaaattgctaggagagctcagcaggtctggcagcatctgtggcgcgaattcagagttaatgttttggggaggcgatggcctggtGGTAATATTGgtggactgttagtccagagatccaggtaatgttctggggtcttAGGTTCGAattctgtcatggcagatggtggaatttgaattcaataaaagtctgccgttaagaatttaatgatgaccatgaatccaatgttgattgtcagaaaaacccatctgattcactaatgccctttcgggaaggaaactgccatccttacctggggggggtctggcctacatgtgactccagacccacagtaatgtggttgacgcttaactgttctatgggcaattagggaagagCAATCAATGTTGTCTAGctaatgacaccctcatcccgtgaaggaatgaacaaagaaaaaaaatagggTTCAGTGACTCCTCCTCAGAACTGGAACTACCACTGTCCTAGGAGTATAgtcagtacatttgcagatgacaccaaaattggaggtatagtggacagcgaagaaggttatctcagattacaacaggatctggaccagatgggccattgggctgagaagtggcagatggagtttaatttagataaatgcgaggtgctgcattttgggaaaagaaatcttagcaggacttatacacttaatggtaaggtcctagggagtgtcactgaacaaagagaccttggagtgcaggttcattgctccttgaaagtggagtcgcaagtagataggatagtgaagaaggcgtttggtatgcttttgtttattgttcagagtattgagtacaggagttgggaggtcatgttgctgctgcacaggacattggttaggacacttttggaatattgtgtgcaattctggtctccttcgtatcagaaggatgttgttaaacttgaaaaggttcagaaaagatttacaaggattggagcatttgagctatagggagagactaaatagactggggctgttttccctgcagtgtcagaggctcagggccttataaaatcatgaggggcacagataggtaaatagacatggtcttttccctggggtgggggagtccagaactagagggcataggtttagggtgagaggggaaagataaaaagagacctaagaggcaaccttttcacacagagggtggtgtgtgtatggaatgagctgccagaggaagtggtggaggctggtacaattggaacatttaaaagttatctgaatggctatatgaataggaagggtttggtgggatatgggccaagtgctagcaaatgggactggattaggttgggatatctggttggcatggatgagttgggccaaagggtctgtttcggtactgtacatctctatgattctatggtttgAGGGTGATCAGACTGCAACTGCTCAAGATGGCATTCACCACCACTTTCCTAACGGTAATTAGGGTTCATTTCTCCCGCTTTCACAACCCATGAATTAATTCTAAAAAGAAATTCTTGGGGGTTGCTAATTGTCTTCCACCGGGGCTTGGGAAACCTTTCAGACATTACAAACAACCAACAATCAGGCAAGCCCTGTTTTGCATCCTAAAGGAATTAGTGCAAGTTGTAAAAATGATACAAGGGAAATTTTCGAGGAGCGAGCAGTtggggtttggaatgcactgcatgaGACTATGGCAGAGACAAGTTCATTTGAAGCATTCATAAAAAGGATTAGATTTATTGGAAAAGGAACAATGcacaggattacagggagaagagcACCAGGTGAGATCATCATTTGGACTGCTGGGGGTCACAGCATGGGCTTTTTATCTGCACTTGTAAACCCGAGCCTGTGATTCAGGGAGGTGGAGTTGGCGGGGGTTTTGCTCAGCTGATGATGAGGTCTAGATGTTGTTCCAGTAGCTCTGACCTCTTTATCCTGCATTTACTCCAGGATCTGTTGAGATGCTATTCTCTCCATAtcatttgagtcatagagatgtacagcacggaaacagtcccttcggtctgACTCGTTcataccgatcagatatcctaaactaatatagtcccatttgccagtacttggcccatatccctctaaaccctacctattcatataaacatctaggtcctttttaaatgttgcaattttaccagcctgcaccacttcctctggtagctcattccatacacacaccatcctttacatgaaaaggttgccccttaggtcccttttaaatttttcccatttcaccctaaacctaagcccctctggactccccccccccccccccccaccccatcccagggaaaagaccttgtctatttatccgatccatgcccctcgtgatatTATAATCcactataagctcacccctcagcccctcatggtccagggaaagcagccccagcctattcagcctgtctctGTAGCTTaaattcctgacaacatccttgtaaaccttttctgaaccctctcaagtttcataacatccttccgataggatggagatcagaattgcacacaatattccaaaagtgtcctcaccaatgtgctgtacagtcgCAACGTGACCTCTCAACTGTAGGactttttgagaaggtggtcagAGAAATTTGGGACCACTTGGGAGAAGGTTTGATTTTAAAGTTTAGGGCAGCTTCAGTTGCTGCAATATTCCCATGCATCAAGaacttttcaaggagctatttCTTAACCAAAGATGTTCAAAGATGGTATTCTGCACTTCTGGATGAGGTGGGACTAGAatccagacctcctggctcaggggTAGGAAAACCACCACTGAAACCACAAGAGTGTTTCAAGAAAAGCTAAGAACAGTCAGTCACTAGAACATCACTGTCGATTCAGTCATGTCCTACTGCCTTAAGTGATGGATAAAAACGTCTCATTAACTTCTACTTCAATGCagaacaatgcagaaagaggccaaaagacccattgagtctacaccaatcctctgaagagcatcccacgccCTCACCCTATTCCAGTAACTCtttatttcccctgactaatacacctaatctgcacatccctgtacaccacagacaatttcccatggccaatccacctgacctgcacgtctttggattatgggaggaaaccagagcacccggaggaaactcatgcagacacagggagaatgtgcaaactcctcacagtcagccacccacggctggaattgaacccgggtccctggtgctgtgaggcagcagtgctaaccactgagcaactgtgccgtCCCAATTGTTGTCCCAATCCATGGTTGCTGTGCTACAAAAAGAGGCTGGCAATTTAAAACACTTCTCCTATAACTCAAAATGTTTCAGTCAATGATGTATTCTTGAAGTACAACCATCACTGTGATGTACTAATACTAATGATAACATGCTAAAAACTTACTCTTCCAATTGTATTGGTATTAGTGACAATGTTGGTAGGTACGTGTTATTTAAGCTTGTTTGGCTGATCttcggggaaagatttaaaggggacagGGGGCAgttttttcactcagtgggtggttCATATATGGAGCAAGCTGCGAggcggatacaattacaacacttaaaagacattcggagaggtacatggataggaagggatatgagccaattgcagggactagttcagttcaggaaacctgatggcatggacaagttgggctgaagggcctgttttcattctgtatgattcaatgacttaACTTACTGGAAAGATACATCTTGTAGGTGATGAGATATTACTGAACCACGCGATGATGACTCAAAAGACCATTGAACATCTTACTTCAGTGGCTTGGAACGGATGTAGTGTGAATAAAAATATGAAGTACGTTGTATTTTCTGAGATTGATCCTGAGGTGCAATGGCTCAGAAATTCTAGAGTGCTTAGAATTGCTGTTTGTcagttgtagtgattggaaccaggtggaacTTGTGACcacgagatccttgattggggttattaAAGTTAGCCAAACAGGAGGCGCTGGCTTGCCAATTTAAACAGAGgattcactttgtgtctttcactgtgtctcacacctgcacacacacaccatgggtgctggggataaaataagcactaccgcacttaggtggtagtgtgggggttaaagggggaaaaaaaaaagaaaaaaaaaagaaaaaaaattaaacagaggATTCATGGGgaatggagtgtattatttccccgtccaattctattttgatttgatccctgccctccccttcactgtttgatcacacagcattgccctttggtgtgaagggcactgcttgtcactggccactcgggtgtttcctatcttcctggtggtgaaaatttgaataaagatttgtgcaccttgtgtctctcactgtgtctcacaccagcacacacacacacacgtgggtGCTGGGGGAAGATAAGCACTGCCGcagttaggcgatagtgtgggggtaatagaaaattttaaaaaaagaagaaaaaaataaacaggagtgtcagaggaaaaaaaaatcagaggattCCTGGAgaatggagtgctttatttctccctccaactctattttgatttagtccctgacCTCCCCTTCACCATTTATCACGTAAGCATTGCTCGCTCTGGGCTTTGCTTGTCACTGGTTCATCGATCACACAGGTGTTTCTtttggtggtggaatatgaatgaAGTTGTTTTCACTTGGTGTTTTTCACTGTATCCTGCACTTGCACCtgcgtgcgcgcgcacacacaagCTGAGGTACGTGAACACTGTTGTATGGCAATAGTGTTGGAGggacataaataaaaaaaagatttagaatctcctcagttcaggaaactgactctgagctggctggccacagtcaATGTGCTGTGCacacgtaaataaagggtgacttggtgacgtgATACTggcatttattattttaattaatataATAACGTATTGTAGCTCTAAAGggctttcttcatttttcttttacagaTGGATCTGTGATAATATCATTCATGGGCATTTCATGGACGACTTTGGATTACTACGCAGCACTGAAAAGATCTTTGCCCAATCAAAATCTAACTTGTGGATTCCCTTATGTGATTTACTTCCTTTATAAGCTGTTGACGATTAGTGCCAAGATTTTGAGCATAACTCTGCTGGCTACTCTACACGTCCTAGCTGTTGCTGCTTACTTACTACTTGTGTGGCCAATCATGATGGTCTATGTCATGAGGCAGAAGACTGCATTTTGCAAATCCAAATGTCAAGAAGATATTTATAGAACAGTCATTGGTTTCATCCTAATTTTCACCTTTTTCAACATAAAAGGTCAGAAAATAAGACTGGCTTTAACTCTCTATTACATATTTAGAATCTTTGAAACGAGTGTACTAATAATTTTGTGTTGGATACTGAAGAGTTCTTCACTTGACAAAGGCTATGACCTATCAATTAGCATAACTATAATGCTATCATTAATTACAGGGATTGTTTGCGTTGTGCTGTACTATAGTTGTTTCCACCCTTCTGTTTATTTAAAGGCTGCAACTGATGAAGACTCTGATAATTCTCACACTGAATCACAAATACCTGCATGTCAGGATGAAGTTGATGGATTCCTACCTCAAAATTCAAATGTTAGACTTGACAATGTGTGCGAAAATAACGATGTGATTCACTCATCAGTCCCTAAATCCAAGAGAGAAAACAGTAGAATCACAAATTGTTTAACAGAGTAATTAAGGTGAGGCTTAGGCACAGTCTGAATTAACTTGAGCACCTTCCATGGTGTTACAATGTGGGACTTGACAAGAACCTTTTTTTAATGCAGATCCTATAAGTGGTAGTTATTCTTCACAGACTGGAAGCTGCATTTTTACAACTAATTAATGAATTGGAGAAAAGAAGCTTTGCTTGTAATTTAAGTTCTACATTAAGATGGTTTGTGGCACCATTCAGAAAGTAACAGGAAGCTTACTTGGTAATGCTGACTGATGTTCCTCCTCTCTCAAGCAATACAAGAACAACTTAAAATAGTCATTCGTCTAATCTCACCGGATCTTCTGTAAGCAAAATAACAGCAAGAGCCTGAGTAACCAGCAGCACACTCAAAAAAGTTAAGTGCTTGAGTGCAAAATGTTTGGAGACATGACAAGGTTCTAAGCTCACATTTCATGAACACAagtaaatataattttatttgctGTAATCTATATAATTGTTTTTACATATCCTTCTGTCAATAATACCTGACAGTCATACCTAAAATATTGATACGTATTTATGAGCTAAAGCAGTTTGTTACAGCTGACTAGAAAAGTGAGGCCCATATGTTCAGTAAATGCTAATGATGCAATATAAATATTTGAGTAATGTTGGTATTGAGTCAGTTACCCTTTGGTAAATTTTATGATAGTCTTTTTGGAAAACAAATATCCTGACAAAATGAATTCAATTATCTCACAATCATGTGCAACTTTCAGTTTACAACGAAACCTAATGCAAGTAATAATTTCTCCAATGCTAAATTGTGTATGCCAGGTACACAAAACAAAGTCAGAGAACAAATAAGGAGTAGATACATTGAGCTATATTATTCAAGGGAAAAGTTTGCCAACATTAATATAATCTGCTCAGCAGAAAGCAATTATGGGTTAAGAAAATCCAAAAAACTTTTCAGTTTCTTATCAGTCGTTCAATTAAATATGAACAGGAGTCATTTTGAAGCTAGATCATGAGTCACTTTTAATTGCTTTGTTCACTTTGTAATGAAGCATATAACAatagaagcaaaaatagaaattgctggaaaagcactgcagatctggcagcatttgtggagagaaatcagagttagcgtttcaggtccagtgacgcttCCTCTGAACTGTAATAACATGCCACTGTACATTGGTACCATGAACACAATNNNNNNNNNNNNNNNNNNNNNNNNNNNNNNNNNNNNNNNNNNNNNNNNNNNNNNNNNNNNNNNNNNNNNNNNNNNNNNNNNNNNNNNNNNNNNNNNNNNNNNNNNNNNNNNNNNNNNNNNNNNNNNNNNNNNNNNNNNNNNNNNNNNNNNNNNNNNNNNNNNNNNNNNNNNNNNNNNNNNNNNNNNNNNNNNNNNNNNNNNNNNNNNNNNNNNNNNNNNNNNNNNNNNNNNNNNNNNNNNNNNNNNNNNNNNNNNNNNNNNNNNNNNNNNNNNNNNNNNNNNNNNNNNNNNNNNNNNNNNNNNNNNNNNNNNNNNNNNNNNNNNNNNNNNNNNNNNNNNNNNNNNNNNNNNNNNNNNNNNNNNNNNNNNNNNNNNNNNNNNNNNNNNNNNNNNNNNNNNNNNNNNNNNNNNNNNNNNNNNNNNNNNNNNNNNNNNNNNNNNNNNNNNNNNNNNNNNNNNNNNNNNNNNNNNNNNNNNNNNNNNNNNNNNNNNNNNNNNNNTAAAGGTGGAGAGGTTTCCTTTGGAAGGGTGGTGGTGGCACAGGTAGATGTGCAGCAGATTGTAAGAGCTTTGTGGGATCAGCAAGCTACACTTAAAACAAAACCTTAGGCTatctctttcattcattcatgggaagtgggtaTTGTCAGcggggccaatatttattgaatgtccctaattatccttgagaaagtggtggtgagctaacttcttgagctgttgcagtccatctgctgtaggtaTGCCCACAACACTGTTTTGGAGAatactccaggattttgacccactgacactgaAGCTTTATGAATAAGTTCCAGTGTGATTACTGTTTCGGGGGTGCATCTATAATTTACTCTATGAATTACTTCTTTCCCTTACGTTATTTACCTCCATCCAAATGGACTCTATATCATCCGAGCTTATGTCACCTCTTACAACTGTTCTTTTTATGTCTCTCACTAACAGTGCTACCCCACCACCTTTTCTGGCTCCTGTCTCTCCAAAAGGTAAAATATTCCTGAATATtaagttcccagttttgatcCCCGTGTAATGCTGTCTCTGTATTGGCTCCAAGATCATATCCAGTAACCTGGATTTGCACAGTCCGTTCATCTACCCTATTCTGAACACTTGGTGCATTAAGATAGAAAGTCTTTAGGCTTGCCTTTTTGTCGTTTTTAACCATCCTAACTTTTCTTGTGGCCCTCTTGCCATTGATAACCCTTGCATTTTATAGTTGCTTCTTTTATTACCATCCTTGTTTCTCTTTCCCTTGTCACCCTGCTTAGGTTCCCACCCTCTTGCCATTCTAGTTTCAACCTGTCCCAACCACATGGGCAAATGCCTCAGACATCAGCCTCAGTCTTGCCCAGGTGTAACCAGTCCAGTACTggccccacctcccccagaaatGGTCCAATTGTGGCAGGAATCTAAACCCCTCCCCTTACCTTGGAACATCTTTCCAGCCACATGGTCAACTGATATATCCTGCTATTCTTACTCTACTATGCGGTGCATTAGTAATCCtcagatcactacctttgaggtcctacttttcaaCTTActtcctaactccctatattcaacTTTTAGGACCTCAATCCTTTCCCACCTCCCCGTCCCCCAATGTTATCAGTACCTATGTGTACCATGACCACtaactgttcaccctcccccttcaaaaTGTCACCTGgctgctctgagacatccttgacccaagcaccagggaggtaacatacCATCTTGAAGCCTTGTTTGCAACCACAGACATGTCGTTCTATTCCTCTTACAATTAAATCCCCTGTGACGATTGCATTCCCACACTTCCTTCTCCTCTCCTGGCAGATAAGCCAGCTGTTACTGGTTTCCCTGAGAGCTCTTTCCTCCCCAGCAGTACCCAGAATGGTATGTTTGTTTTGTAGGGGATTAGCCATACAGGTTGTCAGCCTAGTCTGGTTACACTGCCTGCTGGGTACTTATTCCCTTTCTGCTTGCACAGACTGAGCCTGCACAATGATCACCTCTGGCCACGATTCCCTCAGCTTCATGGATGCTCCAAATTCTCACGGTCCCTGTTCCAGCTTCGAAACTAGGGATTTCAGGGGTTTCTTTTGGAGCCTGTACCTGCACACACGCTGGCCCCGTGCACTGGAGATGTGCCCAGCTTCTCACACAGAGCGGGAGGGGAAACTACAAATCTGAGCTCTCCTACTATGACCTATCACTTTGGACTAAACTCCCAAATCAAAAAATACTTTGGAGTCTTTCTTGACTGCATTAAAACAGAATATAGCCCTTACAAACTGTAAACC contains the following coding sequences:
- the xkr9 gene encoding XK-related protein 9 isoform X1, producing the protein MAIQATFTKCDFVLNLGGFVLYLADVGTDLWVAVVYFHEKEFIWFALVLTVILLSAVVLQSFSWSWYKADGEFHQEQRSSEIQHFHSQRCSSPLSWLCVVHIFQLGMPVRFFRALMLGYKAAFKQGDSHAAIYAITDLSMLRLFEAFLETAPQLILQTFILLQSEDRNFIQYGSVIISFMGISWTTLDYYAALKRSLPNQNLTCGFPYVIYFLYKLLTISAKILSITLLATLHVLAVAAYLLLVWPIMMVYVMRQKTAFCKSKCQEDIYRTVIGFILIFTFFNIKGQKIRLALTLYYIFRIFETSVLIILCWILKSSSLDKGYDLSISITIMLSLITGIVCVVLYYSCFHPSVYLKAATDEDSDNSHTESQIPACQDEVDGFLPQNSNVRLDNVCENNDVIHSSVPKSKRENSRITNCLTE
- the xkr9 gene encoding XK-related protein 9 isoform X2; amino-acid sequence: MPVRFFRALMLGYKAAFKQGDSHAAIYAITDLSMLRLFEAFLETAPQLILQTFILLQSEDRNFIQYGSVIISFMGISWTTLDYYAALKRSLPNQNLTCGFPYVIYFLYKLLTISAKILSITLLATLHVLAVAAYLLLVWPIMMVYVMRQKTAFCKSKCQEDIYRTVIGFILIFTFFNIKGQKIRLALTLYYIFRIFETSVLIILCWILKSSSLDKGYDLSISITIMLSLITGIVCVVLYYSCFHPSVYLKAATDEDSDNSHTESQIPACQDEVDGFLPQNSNVRLDNVCENNDVIHSSVPKSKRENSRITNCLTE